The following coding sequences lie in one Arachis hypogaea cultivar Tifrunner chromosome 9, arahy.Tifrunner.gnm2.J5K5, whole genome shotgun sequence genomic window:
- the LOC112711232 gene encoding large ribosomal subunit protein eL14, with product MPFKRFIEIGRVALINYGKEHGRLVVIVDVIDQNRALVDAPDMVRSQVNFKRLSLTDLKVDIKRVPKKKELIKAMEDADVKNKWEKSSWGRKLIVRKTRANLNDFDRFKLMLVKIKKAAVVRQELAKLKKTSA from the exons ATG CCGTTCAAGAGGTTCATCGAGATCGGGAGGGTGGCCCTCATCAACTACGGCAAAGAACACGGCAGGCTCGTCGTCATCGTCGACGTTATCGACCAGAACAGA GCTCTGGTTGATGCACCTGACATGGTTAGGTCACAAGTGAACTTCAAGAGACTGTCATTGACGGACCTCAAGGTTGACATAAAGAGGGTGCCGAAGAAGAAGGAGCTGATTAAAGCCATGGAGGATGCTGATGTCAAGAACAAGTGGGAGAAGAGTTCCTGGGGAAGAAAGCTCATTGTTAGGAAGACTAGGGCTAACCTTAATGATTTTGATAGGTTCAAGCTCATGTTGGTCAAAATCAAG AAGGCTGCTGTTGTTAGGCAAGAGCTTGCAAAGTTGAAGAAGACCTCAGCTTAG